The genomic stretch AGAGGTTGGGCTAGATTCTCTCTAAGACCCTTTATAACCTAGAATTCCGCGACCTCCCCTCTCTGGACTTTTTGAGCGTCTCCCTTTACCAGAGCTCTCCGTTTGCTTGCTGGGGGCACTGGGGTACTTTTGGGACCCCCAAACACTGAGATCGTCTTCTGAAGGGTTCACGGAACACATCAGCAGTGCCCCCCAGCGGCAGAGGGGTGTCCTAGAGGGAACAGGGATGGAAGGGAAGAGGCCCAAGCCCAGAAggtgggaatgggggtggggaaaaggtaTTGTTTCCCAAGAGggtggaggaagagggggaaagaggcaCTTACCCGCGCGTAGCGGGATGAGTAGGGGTCCTCAAAGAGCGCCCAGATCCGTGGCTGCCAGCGGCGCCAGAAACCGCCAGAGCGGCCGTCGGGTGAGTCACTGAGCGCCAGGCCCTTGGTCATCTCCAGCTCGTCCTCTCCGTCTCCCGAGTCCCCCGCGCCATCGCCGTCCGCATCCTCGGCGCTGTTGTCCAGAGGCGCGCCACCGAAGCTATCGAGTGCTTCTTCGGCGTCGCGGTGCTGCCTGTAGGTCATCCAGCAGCAGGGCTCCACGTCCGTCTCGTCGATGCCCCAGAAGGCCAGCTCTTCCTCGTACAAGGGTCCGCACACGTCAGCCGGACAGTGCAGCTTGCCGGTTCGGTAGTAGTTCAAGATATGCGCAAACACGCCCGGGTGCCGGTCGAAGAAGAACTCGTCTGAGCGCGGGTCATAGTCGAAGTGGCTGTGGGCGTCgggctcggccagccaggcgagCCGGGTCCCGGGCAGGGTGCGCAGGGTGCTGCGGTACGTCTGGTGCCGCGTCCCGCCCACGTTGATCACGATGCGGTCGCTGTCGTCGCCTTGGCCCATCGCGGCTTCCCCTTAGGCATGTCGCAGGCCAAGGGCACCCATGGGAGCGGCGGGCTGAGATTCGGGATGGGATTCGAGTTGTGGATAGTGGGGGACGGTGTCTTTCTCTCCAAGACCCTGGGGAGGGGGGCGCAGCGAAGAGCAGCACCGGCAGGAG from Dromiciops gliroides isolate mDroGli1 chromosome 6, mDroGli1.pri, whole genome shotgun sequence encodes the following:
- the LOC122731201 gene encoding potassium voltage-gated channel subfamily C member 1-like, giving the protein MGQGDDSDRIVINVGGTRHQTYRSTLRTLPGTRLAWLAEPDAHSHFDYDPRSDEFFFDRHPGVFAHILNYYRTGKLHCPADVCGPLYEEELAFWGIDETDVEPCCWMTYRQHRDAEEALDSFGGAPLDNSAEDADGDGAGDSGDGEDELEMTKGLALSDSPDGRSGGFWRRWQPRIWALFEDPYSSRYARALWKLRKPGQDWSLREKQLSQMVCFLNSRSC